GAAGAGGGGGCGTCGCGAGCCGGGGCCGTGCGAGCAAGAATCGTCGGTGCGGTTGGTCGCCGAGCCGAGTGAACCGCCCGTAGCGGGCGCGGCGATGAGGCGAGGCTTCCGCGGCTTGGTAGAACGCGGCTTGCCATCGGGCCACGCCGCTCCCATCGTTGCCCGCCATGTCGACGAAGCCAGCGCCCGCCGCCGGAACCACCAACCTCCATTTCGAGTGCACCCAGTGCGGAAAGTGCTGCTGGACGCGGGGCGAGTACGCCCACGTCTACGTCAATCGTGACGAGATGGAGACTCTGGCGTCGGCGCTGGGGGTCGGCGTGCGGGACTTCCGCGACCGATACACCGTGCGCGACGCCGACGGCTGGACCGAGCTGGATTTCCCCGGCGGCCGCTGTGTCTTTCTCGACCCCGACACGAAGCTCTGCACCGTCTACGAGTCCCGCCCCACGCAGTGCCGAACGTTTCCGGTCTGGCCCGAGCTCATCCGCCGCGGGCGCTGGACAGCCGAAGCGCGAAGCATCTGCGAAGGCGTTGGCCAGGGACCGGCATTCTCGGTGGCCGAGGTGCAGGCGAGGATTGCTGCGCAGAAGCTGGCCGACGAAGCCGACTAATCAGTCCCCGTGCCGCGGCGCCGTGTCCGGACAAAGCGTACG
This Candidatus Limnocylindrales bacterium DNA region includes the following protein-coding sequences:
- a CDS encoding YkgJ family cysteine cluster protein, with the protein product MSTKPAPAAGTTNLHFECTQCGKCCWTRGEYAHVYVNRDEMETLASALGVGVRDFRDRYTVRDADGWTELDFPGGRCVFLDPDTKLCTVYESRPTQCRTFPVWPELIRRGRWTAEARSICEGVGQGPAFSVAEVQARIAAQKLADEAD